The Silene latifolia isolate original U9 population chromosome X, ASM4854445v1, whole genome shotgun sequence genome contains the following window.
GAGTTGGTTAAGATGGTGTTGGAGAAGCTTGCGTTTGAGCCGAACAAGGGGTTGATTTTTTTTAGGTGGTTGGAGGAGAGTGGGTTGTTTAAGCATGATCGGGTGACCTATAATACGATGGCGATTGTTTTGGGTAGAGAGGATTGTGTTGATAGGTTTTGGAATGTTCTTAGGGATATGAGGAATGCTGGGTTTAAGTTGGAGAAGAGGACTTATATTAAGGTGTTGGGACGGTTTATTGATAGAAAAATGATGAAGGATGCTGTTGGTTTATTTGAGTTTGTGATGGATGAGGCGAATAAGCCTTCCCGGCAAGATTGTACCTTTGTATTACGGAAACTTGCTACGGCTAAGGAACTTGACATGGAATTGTTTTCTAGAGTTGTGAAGGCGTTTACAGGGAAGGGTTttgctttgcaagatgctatgttGGATTCTGTGCTCAAATCGTTGACTAGTGTTGGGAGGATGAAGGAGTGTAAGAAGGTTTTGGATGCTATGGTCGAAGCTGGGTTTGCGCCTAGTGGGTCTATGAAAGCTAGGGTTGCTTATGATCTCAGCAGTTCTAATCTGAAAGACGAAGCAGATGAGTATATGGAGAACCTCGAGGGTCATGGCTTGGCCCCGGATTACAAGACATGGTCTTCATTGATTGAAGGGCATTGCGTAGCTGGCGATTTTGACAAGGCTAGAGATTGTTTGGAGAAGATGATCGAAAAGCAGGGAATTTGTCATGTAGGATATTCTCTTGATATGATCGTGAATTCATACTGCGATAGGTACAGAGCTGCTGAAGCATGCAAAATGCTCACAGACCTTGTTAACAAGAAATTGAATTTTGAACCATGGCATGATACATACAAGTCACTGATCACCAAGCTTCTTGGTCAGCGAGGCTTCCAAGATGCCTTGCCCTTACTTGGTTTGATGAAGAAACATGGTTTTCCTCCTTTCGTGGTACCATTCATTGCATATATTGGGAAGAAAGGAACTCCGGATGAGGCCATGAAATTTTTCAAGGCAATGACCGTGAAGAAGTACCCTTCCAATAATATCTTTATCCGGGTATTTGAGGCCTATTCCAAGGAAGGAAGACACAAACAAGCCCAAGACCTGCTTGCCAAATGCCCCAAGTACATTCGGAACCATGCTGATGTTCTCAGTATCTTTTCTAGCATGAAGACTGAAAAACCTGCCGAGCCAAAGCTTGCTCCTGTTGCTGCTTAGGTTACATTTATCGAAATTTTGCATCAATTTTCCCCAAAAAATTAACAGTTTAGCTCATCTTCATTTCTTTACTAGTGGAGCTGATTAATCTGTTCAGCTGTAACACCGTCGAAAAATTTGTAGTGTAGCTCATCTTCACTTCTGGTATGTTATTCCTTGTTATCCTAAGTCAAATTTTATTGCTTTGAATTTTTCACAGTTTTTGTTCCACATTCAATAATACAGTTCAGTCACTGTAATCACATTTTTTTTTCTCCTATAAACATGTTAAGATTTGTATGTACTTTAAACCCTGGTATTCTAAAAGAAAGAACGGGGAAAACTAAGTCGAATAATAAGATCATTGTACGGTGTACAGCGTTTTCATTCCCAAACCGTGTTATGTATGTACTGTAGCTTGTATAATGACGAAAATAATACGAGTAGTTCTAATTTTACCATACAACGGTTTTACATAAGACCAACTGATTGAAGATAACAATGAGTCGACGAATCTCGGGTAGAGGAATCAAACCAATGACAGTGATCTGATCGTTATCTTCAAAATGCCCTTTCATTTGACAGGGGCTTCCAACAGGGAAAAAAGACAACTATGATTTAACTTTGATTTTCCAAAGGAAACAAAATAATCAAGGAGATTACAAACCTTATCCACAGTAACTTGTGGTCTAAACTTCAAGTTGTAGCCTCTTTTGTAGACCTGGCAAATGGGACGGGTTAGGCTTAGTTCGGATCAGGTTTTTTTCGGGTTTGTAAGATTCCGGTCTGGTCGGGTTATTTTCGAGTATTATCATCAAGTTACTTAAGGAATAACATTTGGGTCGGGTCATAGTTGTTCGGGTCAATTTGGGTTATGGGTCATGCTCGGTCCTAAGTTTGGGTGTCGGATCGAGTTATTTAGGTCGGGTCGAGTCCACTTTGCCAAGTCTACCCTTTTGTGATGCACTTTTGGTCGTAACAAATACTTGTGTGAGGCGCGCCTACACAAGTATATTGTAGAACGGTTATAATTTTCCTGTGATATGGATCCGTTTTACAGAGCCACGTCAAAATTACCTGACAGGCATCTCATGCCAAACTCGGTCTAGTAGAGTTGAGACGAATCAGTAATTTGTTTAGCCTCGAGCCAAATTCGGCCGACTCTGGCTTACCATTTCCACATTCTATCGGGTACAGCATACAACAGTCCGGATCACGCGGTGCACCCGACTAGTTGAGAATAAAAGTAAATGCAAAAACAAACTTTGACGAAAGCGACCGACAGCGATGGCGTACTGTTGATAGAAGAAGCGATCAGATACGGAATTGATAGGGCATGGAGGTCGGTCCAAGGCCCAAGAGGTATGAAGTATTATGTGGTGAGAATGCATCCTAATCTTTTTTGGGTCTTACCAGCATGGCAGCATCATAATATCAGCTTCTTCTAGCTTTCTCTCCTCCAAGTAATTCTCCAACTGTACTTCAACTGTCAACAACAACTTTTACATGTTTTCTTATCATTATGTCTTTAAAGTCATACTTTCATTGTTCACCAAGAGTTTCTTATTTCATGCTCCTACATTTAAATCATTGATCAAATAATACTATGGTCGACCCTGATATTTTATTTCATATGTCTAACTCGGGTTatcccgcaatttgcgggagccattgaggtactgagataatgttgttgttgttgagtaaGGATCCTCCGGAGGTCCATTACTTCTTAATGGTCCGGATTAACTCTGGGGCCGATCGGATGGTTGTAAATTTATTTGAGGAAGAAAAGGTAAATGGGTGAGAGTGAAATACTccatctgtcccggtcatttgttgtccttttccatttttgggtgtctcagtcaattgttgtcctttctatttt
Protein-coding sequences here:
- the LOC141622509 gene encoding pentatricopeptide repeat-containing protein At3g02490, mitochondrial-like yields the protein MRNQWRLLLRHNLLSTPRFSRPLFLHQVTPSSTATATVPLVSSSSTLNYSTFTPNFRRFYSSDSSDSPTNTGKSPETSLVIDIFSKQLNHDEIKKELDDNNVVVSIDLINEVLKHLGSEPDTGIKLFNWVSKIDGKDVVLDSNFYNLMLGIYGRNGFVKEFWDLFDSMRKKGFGIKRGAYDCVLERFEKDGLVGDVEKMKGLFVKDASVETVSSRLRRIVVRDVWDESVEKDLKGLGIEYSSELVKMVLEKLAFEPNKGLIFFRWLEESGLFKHDRVTYNTMAIVLGREDCVDRFWNVLRDMRNAGFKLEKRTYIKVLGRFIDRKMMKDAVGLFEFVMDEANKPSRQDCTFVLRKLATAKELDMELFSRVVKAFTGKGFALQDAMLDSVLKSLTSVGRMKECKKVLDAMVEAGFAPSGSMKARVAYDLSSSNLKDEADEYMENLEGHGLAPDYKTWSSLIEGHCVAGDFDKARDCLEKMIEKQGICHVGYSLDMIVNSYCDRYRAAEACKMLTDLVNKKLNFEPWHDTYKSLITKLLGQRGFQDALPLLGLMKKHGFPPFVVPFIAYIGKKGTPDEAMKFFKAMTVKKYPSNNIFIRVFEAYSKEGRHKQAQDLLAKCPKYIRNHADVLSIFSSMKTEKPAEPKLAPVAA